The following coding sequences lie in one Zingiber officinale cultivar Zhangliang chromosome 2B, Zo_v1.1, whole genome shotgun sequence genomic window:
- the LOC122045010 gene encoding 40S ribosomal protein S7-like — protein MFTARKKIQKDKGAEPTEFEDTVAQAFFDLENANQELKSDLKDLYINSAVQIDMPGNRKAVVIHIPHRLRKAYKKIHVRLVRELEKKFSGKDVVLIATRRILKPPKKGSAVMRPRSRTLSAVHDAILEDVVYPAEIVGKRIRYRLDGSKIIKIFLDLKERNNTEYKLETFTGVYRKLCGKEVVFEYPVTDSA, from the exons ATGTTTACCGCGAGGAAGAAGATCCAAAAGGATAAGGGTGCAGAACCGACTGAGTTTGAAGACACTGTGGCTCAG GCATTCTTTGATCTGGAGAATGCGAACCAGGAGTTGAAGAGCGACTTGAAGGATCTTTACATTAATTCAGCAGT GCAAATCGATATGCCTGGCAACAGGAAAGCTGTTGTTATTCACATTCCACACAGACTGCGAAAAGCctacaaaaagattcatgttaGGCTGGTTAGAGAACTGGAAAAGAAGTTCAGTGGGAAG GATGTGGTACTTATCGCTACCCGGAGGATACTGAAGCCACCAAAGAAAGGTTCTGCCGTCATGCGCCCTCGCTCCCGCACCCTCTCTGCTGTCCATGATGCCATCCTCGAAGATGTAGTGTATCCTGCTGAAATTGTAGGAAAGCGCATCAGATATCGCCTTGACGGCTCCAAAATTATAAAG ATTTTCTTGGACCTGAAGGAGCGTAACAACACGGAATACAAGCTGGAAACTTTTACAGGGGTTTACCGGAAGCTTTGTGGAAAAGAAGTGGTGTTCGAGTACCCAGTCACAGACAGTGCTTAA
- the LOC122045009 gene encoding malonyl CoA-acyl carrier protein transacylase-like, with translation MASAFTALLPLAPLHRISPVNSARRSFPCPRSLWRSRVSMSVSVGSRSSVANDALFQDYKSSTAFLFPGQGAQTVGMGIEAQNVKAAAELFRKANEILGFDLLDVCANGPKEKLDSTVISQPAIYVTSLAAVEVLRAREGGQNIIDSADVACGLSLGEYTALAFAGAFSFEDGLKLVKLRGEAMQDAADAANSAMVSIIGLDSDKVQLLCDACNEEVDEQNKVQIANFLCTGNYAVSGGLKGIEAVEAKAKSFKARMTVRLAVAGAFHTGFMEPAVSRLEVALASTEIRTPRIPVISNVDAQPHSDADTIKKILARQVTSPVQWELTVKTLLNKGLKKSYELGPGKVIAGIVKRMDKSVEIENIGA, from the exons ATGGCGTCGGCTTTTACCGCTCTCCTCCCCTTGGCCCCGCTCCACCGGATCTCCCCCGTCAACAGCGCGCGGAGGTCGTTCCCCTGCCCCAGGAGCCTGTGGAGATCTAGGGTTTCGATGAGCGTCTCTGTTGGATCCAGATCCTCCGTAGCCAATGACGCCCTCTTCCAGGATTACAAGTCATCCACTGCCTTCTTGTTTCCTGGACAG GGCGCACAAACGGTTGGAATGGGTATTGAAGCCCAGAACGTAAAAGCAGCTGCTGAATTATTCAGGAAAGCAAATGAGATACTTGG TTTTGATCTATTGGATGTTTGTGCAAATGGACCAAAAGAGAAGCTTGATTCAACAGTTATAAGCCAG CCTGCCATTTACGTCACTAGTCTAGCTGCTGTTGAAGTATTGCGAGCACGTGAGGGAGGCCAGAATATAATAGATTCTGCAGACGTTGCTTGTGGCTTGAGCTTAGGCGAGTATACAGCCCTTGCATTTGCTGGTGCATTCAG TTTTGAGGATGGTCTCAAGCTAGTCAAACTAAGAGGAGAAGCAATGCAG GATGCAGCAGATGCTGCCAACAGTGCTATGGTAAGCATCATTGGACTAGACTCTGACAAGGTTCAGTTGTTATGTGATGCTTGCAATGAAGAAGTCGATGAGCAAAATAAGGTTCAGATTGCAAACTTTTTATGCACG GGTAACTATGCTGTTTCTGGAGGTCTGAAGGGAATTGAAGCAGTTGAAGCTAAGGCAAAGTCTTTCAAGGCTCGGATGACG GTACGCCTTGCGGTTGCCGGTGCCTTTCATACGGGCTTTATGGAACCCGCCGTCTCCAGATTAGAAGTTGCACTAGCATCAACAGAAATCAGAACTCCTAGGATACCGGTTATATCAAATGTGGATGCCCAGCCACACTCTGATGCCGATACAATCAAGAAAATTTTGGCTCGACAG GTCACTTCACCTGTTCAGTGGGAATTAACTGTGAAGACTCTGTTAAACAAAGGGCTGAAGAAAAGCTACGAGTTAGGACCTGGAAAG GTCATTGCGGGGATCGTGAAAAGAATGGATAAATCTGTTGAGATCGAGAACATCGGTGCTTGA